The Lycium ferocissimum isolate CSIRO_LF1 chromosome 1, AGI_CSIRO_Lferr_CH_V1, whole genome shotgun sequence genome includes a region encoding these proteins:
- the LOC132064839 gene encoding uncharacterized protein LOC132064839 → MKPPVFTGSKKDEDPQNFIDGLQKVFRVMHATDTEAAKFGAFQLQDVAHIWYETWEQSRGEDAPSATWDEFADAFIEHFMPIEVREAKATEFENLRQNDMTVQDYYLKFVSLSRHAPHMVPDMRAVVRRFVLGLKPELHRDANTTAQNDKMTISKIQSFVQGNETRLKEEEALQKQKDREFNKRAKSAGNFSQRGSQGGGNHYFFKNRSSGPAPSIASAPSHRPKFNQKGKNFITAGSQS, encoded by the coding sequence ATGAAGCCGCCAGTGTTCACAGGGTCAAAGAaggatgaggacccgcagaatttcattgatggacTCCAGAAAGTATTTCGTGTGATGCATGCTACTGATACAGAGGCAGCGAAATTTGGAGCTTTCCAGCTGCAAGATGTggcccatatttggtatgagacatGGGAACAGTCCCGAGGGGAGGATGCACCTTCtgctacttgggatgaatttgcAGACGCTTTCATTGAGCACTTCATGCCAATTGAAGTCAGGGAAGCAAAGGCTACTGAGTTTGAGAATCTAAGGCAGAATGACATGACTGTTCAGGACTATTATCTCAAGTTCGTGTCATTGTCCAGACATGCTCCTCACATGGTTCCTGATATGAGGGCCGTGGTTAGAAGGTTTGTACTTGGGCTTAAACCCGAATTGCATAGGGATGCCAATACAACTGCTCAGAATGACAAGATGACTATTTCCAAGATACAATCATTTGTGCAAGGTAACGAGACTAggttgaaggaagaagaagCCCTACAGAAGCAGAAAGATAGAGAGTTCAACAAGAGAGCTAAGTCTGCTGGTAATTTCAGTCAGAGAGGATCTCAAGGAGGTGGAAACCATTATTTCTTTAAGAATAGGTCATCAGGACCTGCTCCATCTATAGCTAGTGCTCCATCTCATAGACCCAAGTTCAATCAAAAAGGCAAAAACTTCATAACAGCAGGCTCACAGTCATAG